One window from the genome of Methyloradius palustris encodes:
- the recA gene encoding recombinase RecA, with protein sequence MDDNKSKALAAALSQIEKQFGKGSIMRMGDTDIAGDVQAVSTGSLGLDIALGIGGLPRGRVIEIYGPESSGKTTLTLSVIAQMQKLGGTAAFIDAEHALDPQYAQKLGVNVSELLISQPDTGEQALEIADSLVRSGAVDIVVIDSVAALVPKAEIEGEMGDSHMGLQARLMSQALRKLTGNIKRTNTMVIFINQIRMKIGVMFGNPETTTGGNALKFYASVRLDIRRTGALKRGDEVIGSETRVKIVKNKVAPPFKQAEFDILYGEGISREGEIIEMGANLKLVEKAGAWYSYKGEKIGQGKDNAREYLREHPEIANEIDAKIRANAKGNLDAIIKTTGPDDDAD encoded by the coding sequence ATGGACGACAATAAAAGCAAAGCACTGGCGGCCGCACTGTCGCAAATTGAAAAGCAATTCGGCAAAGGCTCCATCATGCGCATGGGCGATACCGATATTGCGGGCGATGTTCAAGCGGTTTCCACAGGCTCGCTGGGTCTTGATATTGCCCTTGGTATCGGTGGCTTGCCACGCGGCCGCGTGATTGAAATCTACGGCCCTGAATCTTCAGGTAAAACCACGCTGACTTTATCTGTCATCGCTCAAATGCAAAAATTGGGCGGTACTGCAGCCTTTATTGATGCGGAGCATGCGCTAGACCCACAATACGCACAAAAACTGGGTGTTAATGTTTCTGAACTACTTATTTCACAACCAGACACTGGCGAGCAAGCACTGGAAATCGCTGATTCACTCGTGCGATCAGGTGCTGTAGATATCGTCGTCATCGACTCAGTTGCCGCCTTGGTACCAAAAGCCGAAATCGAAGGTGAAATGGGCGATTCACACATGGGTCTGCAAGCCCGTTTGATGAGCCAGGCGCTGCGCAAGCTGACAGGTAACATCAAGCGCACCAATACCATGGTCATTTTCATCAACCAGATACGTATGAAGATCGGCGTGATGTTCGGTAATCCTGAAACCACTACCGGCGGTAACGCGCTCAAGTTCTACGCTTCTGTTCGTTTGGACATTCGCCGCACGGGTGCCTTGAAAAGAGGTGACGAAGTGATTGGCTCTGAAACACGCGTCAAAATCGTCAAGAACAAGGTTGCACCGCCATTCAAACAGGCTGAATTCGATATTCTGTATGGCGAAGGCATCTCTCGCGAAGGTGAAATCATTGAAATGGGTGCCAACCTCAAGCTGGTTGAGAAAGCTGGTGCCTGGTATAGCTACAAGGGCGAAAAAATCGGCCAAGGCAAAGACAATGCCCGTGAATACCTGCGCGAGCATCCAGAAATCGCTAACGAAATCGACGCAAAAATCCGCGCCAATGCAAAGGGCAACCTGGATGCCATCATAAAGACCACTGGCCCGGATGACGACGCCGACTAA
- a CDS encoding regulatory protein RecX: protein MTTPTKKSRRTKPSLREKAMGYLAMREYSYKELKQKLRAYLPVTEEDVEPDLEAHYEAVNVLLDDFKARGWLSEERYTEQIVHARQRKFGSVRIANELREHGIGEELVDKAMAEVKTNDLANALVIYRKKYDAPPNSREEWAKQARFLQSRGFGFDIIKKVVIYKASNRNIEDQEIEE, encoded by the coding sequence ATGACGACGCCGACTAAGAAATCACGCCGCACCAAGCCTAGCCTGCGAGAAAAAGCCATGGGCTACTTGGCGATGCGGGAATATTCATACAAAGAGTTGAAGCAGAAGTTACGGGCATATTTGCCCGTAACTGAAGAAGATGTAGAGCCTGACCTGGAAGCACATTATGAAGCAGTCAATGTGCTACTGGATGACTTTAAAGCGCGTGGCTGGCTGTCCGAAGAACGTTATACAGAGCAGATCGTCCATGCCCGGCAACGCAAATTCGGCAGCGTGAGAATCGCCAACGAGTTACGCGAACACGGCATAGGTGAAGAGCTGGTCGATAAAGCGATGGCGGAAGTCAAAACTAATGACTTGGCTAATGCCCTGGTCATCTACCGCAAGAAATATGATGCTCCACCCAATAGTCGCGAGGAATGGGCAAAACAGGCGAGATTCCTGCAAAGCCGCGGTTTTGGCTTCGACATCATTAAAAAAGTCGTGATTTACAAAGCAAGTAACCGAAATATTGAAGACCAAGAAATTGAAGAATAG